From Solidesulfovibrio carbinoliphilus subsp. oakridgensis, the proteins below share one genomic window:
- a CDS encoding diacylglycerol kinase: protein MRNKFLGTGEPGWNPWRKVLVVLSGLRFAVVYDASVAWKVAVSGLVLAAFALGGSWLNFALVLVATGQMLAAELINSAIEGVCDLLANKEDRRIKAIKDMAAAAAGMAILFWLAVIVWEAGRFWGAWPGF, encoded by the coding sequence ATGCGCAACAAGTTTCTGGGGACCGGGGAACCGGGCTGGAACCCCTGGCGCAAGGTCCTGGTGGTCCTTTCGGGACTGCGCTTCGCCGTGGTCTACGACGCCAGCGTGGCCTGGAAGGTGGCGGTCTCGGGCCTGGTGCTGGCGGCCTTCGCCCTTGGCGGGTCGTGGCTGAATTTCGCCCTGGTCCTGGTGGCCACGGGCCAGATGCTGGCGGCCGAGCTCATCAATTCGGCCATCGAAGGGGTGTGCGATCTGCTCGCCAACAAGGAGGACCGGCGGATAAAGGCCATAAAGGACATGGCCGCGGCCGCGGCCGGCATGGCCATCCTCTTCTGGCTGGCGGTCATCGTCTGGGAAGCGGGGCGGTTTTGGGGAGCCTGGCCGGGCTTCTAG
- the rpsL gene encoding 30S ribosomal protein S12 — MPTINQLIRKERAQVAKRRKTPALQACPQRRGVCTRVYTTTPKKPNSALRKVARVRLTNGIEVTSYIPGEGHNLQEHSVVMIRGGRVKDLPGVRYHIIRGTLDTAGVSDRRQGRSKYGAKRPK; from the coding sequence ATGCCCACGATCAATCAACTTATCCGCAAGGAACGGGCCCAGGTGGCCAAGCGCCGCAAGACGCCCGCCCTGCAGGCCTGCCCGCAGCGTCGGGGCGTGTGCACCCGCGTGTACACCACCACGCCCAAAAAGCCCAACTCGGCCTTGCGCAAGGTCGCCCGCGTGCGCCTCACCAATGGCATCGAGGTGACGTCCTACATCCCGGGCGAAGGCCACAACCTGCAGGAACACTCCGTGGTGATGATCCGGGGCGGCCGTGTGAAAGACCTTCCCGGTGTCCGGTACCATATCATCCGCGGCACGCTCGATACCGCCGGCGTGTCCGATCGTCGCCAGGGCCGTTCCAAGTACGGCGCCAAGCGGCCCAAGTAA
- a CDS encoding ABC transporter ATP-binding protein: protein MALLDVNEMTQYFGGLCAVSEFSVALDEGQVVALIGPNGAGKTTVFNLISGFYTPTRGEILFKGRSIKGLKPHEVTARGIARTFQNIRLWFDMTVLDNIRIAQHHALGYGIFDCFLRTPRYMKRERDIEDHAMEVLSRLGLRDVAGEFPKNLPYGVQRLVEIARALSIKPALLMLDEPAAGLNSSDVEGLIRLIGDIHKDYGLAIWMIEHQMDVVMSLCSWIKVIDFGATIAEGTPTAIQNNPEVIKAYLGDDTI from the coding sequence GTGGCGCTGCTGGACGTAAATGAAATGACCCAGTACTTCGGCGGGCTGTGCGCCGTGTCGGAGTTTTCAGTGGCCCTTGACGAGGGCCAGGTCGTGGCGCTTATCGGCCCAAACGGCGCGGGCAAGACCACGGTCTTCAACCTCATAAGCGGCTTTTACACGCCGACGCGGGGGGAGATCCTTTTCAAGGGCCGGTCCATCAAGGGCTTAAAGCCCCACGAAGTGACCGCCCGGGGCATCGCCCGCACCTTCCAGAACATCCGGCTGTGGTTCGACATGACGGTGCTCGACAACATCCGCATCGCCCAGCACCACGCCCTTGGCTACGGTATTTTCGACTGTTTCCTGCGCACCCCGCGCTACATGAAGCGCGAGCGCGACATCGAGGACCACGCCATGGAGGTCCTCTCGCGCCTCGGGCTTCGGGACGTGGCCGGGGAATTCCCGAAAAACCTGCCCTACGGCGTGCAGCGGCTGGTGGAGATCGCCCGGGCCCTGTCCATAAAGCCCGCCCTTTTGATGCTCGACGAACCGGCGGCGGGCTTAAACTCCTCCGATGTCGAGGGGCTGATCCGGCTTATCGGCGACATCCATAAGGACTACGGCCTGGCCATCTGGATGATCGAGCACCAGATGGACGTGGTCATGAGCCTGTGTTCGTGGATCAAAGTCATCGATTTCGGGGCCACCATCGCCGAAGGCACGCCGACGGCCATCCAGAACAACCCCGAGGTCATCAAAGCCTACCTGGGAGACGATACAATCTGA
- the rpsG gene encoding 30S ribosomal protein S7: MPRKGPVSKRSVLPDPKFGSHLVTKFINRLMYDGNKGVAEGIFYQAVDVLAEKSGEDPLKAFEKAIANVKPHMEVKPRRVGGATYQVPMEVRPERQLTLALRWLVGIARARGEKGMADKLSGELLDAYHNRGGAVKKKEDTHRMADANKAFAHYRW, from the coding sequence ATGCCGCGTAAAGGCCCAGTTTCCAAGAGGTCGGTGCTGCCCGACCCGAAGTTTGGCAGCCATCTGGTGACGAAGTTCATCAACCGCCTCATGTATGATGGCAACAAAGGCGTGGCCGAAGGTATTTTCTACCAGGCCGTGGACGTCCTGGCTGAAAAGTCGGGCGAAGACCCCTTGAAGGCCTTCGAAAAGGCCATTGCCAACGTCAAGCCGCACATGGAAGTCAAGCCCCGCCGGGTCGGCGGCGCCACCTACCAGGTGCCCATGGAAGTCCGGCCTGAGCGGCAGCTCACGTTGGCCCTGCGCTGGCTGGTCGGGATCGCCCGGGCGCGCGGCGAAAAAGGCATGGCGGACAAATTGTCGGGCGAACTGCTGGACGCCTATCACAATCGCGGCGGGGCCGTGAAAAAGAAAGAGGATACGCACCGTATGGCGGACGCGAACAAAGCGTTTGCCCACTACCGGTGGTAG
- a CDS encoding ABC transporter substrate-binding protein, with protein MKRSWLIALFLILGMAAPARAADTIKLGFNIPLTGDIPDVGESSKNAAEMLKKKINDAGGLDVGGKKYKVEFIYEDNESKAESALSAARKLITQDGVLGMVGPQSSKQAVPAGEAANDLKTPMMAPWSTNPNTTKDRPYVFRGCFLDTFQGPTAAKFATEEFKAKKAAVLYDIASDYPKGLAEDFKAAFEKINGPGSVVAFETFTTKDVDFSAQLTNIAKSGADVLFVPQYYNEVPLIVKQAKSMGFNKPVLGSDSWGSGDLMGLCGDDCKGNFFVTHYAAAGAKGKTKEFIDEYTKLYKKTPDDVAALTWDGANLMLSAIQSMGALSGDMAKDREALTKAMAGIKKFEGITGDMSYPATGAHDPIKCAVIVKIDDAGKFAFYKSVCP; from the coding sequence ATGAAAAGGTCCTGGCTGATTGCCCTTTTTCTGATTCTCGGCATGGCTGCTCCGGCCCGCGCGGCGGACACCATCAAACTGGGATTTAACATCCCGTTGACCGGCGACATTCCGGATGTCGGCGAATCGTCGAAGAACGCCGCGGAAATGCTCAAGAAAAAGATCAATGACGCGGGCGGCCTCGATGTTGGCGGCAAGAAGTACAAGGTGGAGTTCATCTACGAGGACAACGAGTCCAAGGCCGAATCCGCCCTGTCCGCGGCCAGAAAGCTCATCACCCAGGACGGCGTCCTCGGCATGGTCGGCCCCCAGTCGAGCAAGCAGGCCGTGCCGGCCGGCGAAGCCGCCAATGACCTGAAGACCCCGATGATGGCCCCCTGGTCCACCAACCCCAACACCACCAAGGACCGGCCCTACGTCTTCCGCGGCTGCTTCCTCGACACCTTCCAGGGCCCGACGGCCGCCAAGTTCGCGACCGAAGAGTTCAAGGCCAAGAAGGCCGCGGTCCTCTACGACATCGCCTCCGACTATCCCAAGGGCCTGGCCGAGGACTTCAAGGCCGCCTTCGAGAAGATCAACGGCCCCGGCTCGGTCGTGGCCTTCGAGACCTTCACCACCAAGGACGTCGACTTTTCCGCCCAGCTGACCAATATCGCCAAGTCCGGCGCGGACGTCCTTTTCGTTCCCCAGTACTACAACGAGGTCCCGCTCATCGTGAAGCAGGCCAAGTCCATGGGTTTCAACAAGCCCGTGCTCGGCAGCGACTCCTGGGGCTCCGGCGACCTGATGGGCCTTTGCGGCGACGACTGCAAGGGCAACTTCTTCGTCACCCACTACGCCGCCGCCGGCGCCAAGGGCAAGACCAAGGAGTTCATCGACGAGTACACCAAGCTCTACAAGAAGACCCCCGACGACGTGGCCGCCCTGACCTGGGACGGCGCCAACCTGATGCTGTCGGCCATCCAGTCCATGGGCGCCCTGTCCGGCGACATGGCCAAGGACCGCGAGGCCCTGACCAAGGCCATGGCCGGCATCAAGAAGTTCGAAGGCATCACCGGCGACATGTCCTACCCGGCGACCGGGGCCCACGACCCGATCAAGTGCGCCGTCATCGTCAAGATCGACGACGCCGGCAAGTTCGCCTTCTACAAGTCCGTTTGTCCCTAG
- the rpsJ gene encoding 30S ribosomal protein S10 gives MVSMQNDRIRIKLKAYDYRILDKAVAEIVDTARNTGAGVAGPIPLPTDIHKVTVNRSVHVDKKSREQFEMRVHKRLLDIMEPTQQTVDALGKLSLPAGVDVEIKL, from the coding sequence ATGGTTTCCATGCAAAATGACCGCATTCGCATCAAGTTGAAGGCCTACGACTACCGCATTCTCGACAAGGCCGTGGCCGAGATCGTGGATACCGCCCGCAACACCGGGGCTGGCGTTGCCGGCCCGATCCCGTTGCCGACGGACATCCACAAGGTCACGGTCAACCGCTCCGTGCACGTGGACAAGAAGTCCCGCGAGCAGTTCGAGATGCGGGTTCACAAACGTCTCCTGGACATTATGGAGCCCACCCAGCAGACGGTGGACGCGCTCGGGAAACTGAGCCTGCCCGCCGGCGTTGACGTGGAAATCAAGCTCTAA
- a CDS encoding branched-chain amino acid ABC transporter permease has product MKRLTVPVLLAVLLGVLLWVSMTGVLNVYWQSVIMFMGINIILSSSLNIINGNMGEFSCGHAGFMAVGAYVSSVLSVALFTKSAAFGGPLLPPDLAVWLFPVILLAGALAASVVGLLVAIPSFKTRGDYLAIITIAAAYIVKSTIENIGIIGGARGFMGMGGVMSAMTATADLPWIMIWVFVGTVFSVWLIRRFIYSTFGKGVDAIAQDEIAAEIMSVNTNHVKLVAFMVSCGLAGLAGGLFAHILGYVNPGTFTILKSTEIMVMVYLGGMGSLSGSVLAAILMTLLIEYLRDAFGFINSFLHFVSVIPDSYEVTQVWKWVLIPLLLVLLMQFRPEGIMGRRELSDVFPGLRKFYKFKG; this is encoded by the coding sequence ATGAAGCGCCTGACCGTTCCCGTCCTGCTGGCCGTCCTGCTCGGAGTGCTTCTCTGGGTCAGCATGACCGGAGTGTTGAACGTCTACTGGCAGTCCGTGATCATGTTCATGGGCATCAACATCATCCTGTCGTCGAGCCTCAACATCATAAACGGCAACATGGGCGAGTTTTCCTGCGGCCATGCCGGCTTCATGGCCGTTGGCGCCTACGTCTCCTCGGTCTTGTCCGTGGCCCTTTTCACCAAGAGCGCGGCCTTTGGCGGACCGCTTCTGCCGCCGGATCTGGCGGTGTGGCTGTTCCCGGTGATCCTTTTGGCCGGGGCCCTGGCCGCCTCGGTGGTGGGGCTTCTCGTCGCCATTCCGTCCTTTAAGACCCGGGGCGACTATCTGGCCATCATCACCATCGCCGCCGCCTACATCGTCAAATCGACCATCGAGAACATCGGCATCATCGGCGGGGCCCGGGGGTTCATGGGCATGGGCGGCGTCATGTCCGCCATGACCGCCACGGCCGACCTGCCCTGGATCATGATCTGGGTCTTTGTCGGCACGGTCTTTTCCGTGTGGCTGATCCGCCGCTTCATCTACTCGACCTTCGGCAAGGGCGTGGACGCCATCGCCCAGGACGAGATCGCGGCCGAGATCATGAGCGTGAACACAAACCACGTGAAGCTGGTGGCCTTCATGGTCTCCTGCGGCCTGGCGGGCCTTGCCGGCGGGCTTTTCGCCCACATCCTCGGCTACGTGAACCCCGGCACGTTTACGATCCTCAAATCCACCGAAATCATGGTCATGGTCTATCTGGGCGGCATGGGCTCGCTTTCGGGCTCGGTCCTGGCCGCCATCCTCATGACGCTTCTGATCGAATACCTGCGGGACGCCTTCGGGTTCATCAACTCCTTTTTGCACTTCGTCTCCGTCATCCCGGATTCCTACGAGGTGACGCAGGTCTGGAAGTGGGTGCTGATCCCGCTTCTGCTCGTCCTTCTGATGCAGTTTCGGCCGGAGGGCATCATGGGCCGGCGGGAACTGTCCGACGTGTTCCCGGGACTGCGAAAATTCTACAAGTTCAAGGGGTAG
- a CDS encoding outer membrane beta-barrel protein: MKAQLQKILVLLMAVCIGLAALPARSFAIGEAGTFYVQPEFGVYGTGQKAVNSIITFGGSGGYFIIDGLSIGAEALAYSFDQKKISRSTPSGNALYHVVRSDGYSQNPWAFGFNGLVRYYPVRTDTAAFFIGTGIGGLFSSDRIPYYSNGGRGSEANLTVPADIGFTVAFTPNMALEVTGRYQRIGFDSHGLDAWGGHAALRFTF; the protein is encoded by the coding sequence ATGAAGGCGCAACTGCAAAAGATCCTGGTGCTTCTGATGGCGGTGTGCATCGGCTTGGCGGCTTTGCCGGCCCGCTCCTTCGCCATCGGCGAAGCGGGCACGTTCTACGTGCAGCCTGAATTCGGCGTGTACGGGACCGGCCAGAAGGCCGTGAATTCGATCATCACCTTTGGCGGCAGCGGCGGCTACTTCATCATCGACGGCCTGTCGATCGGCGCCGAGGCCCTGGCCTATTCGTTCGACCAGAAGAAGATCAGCCGCAGCACCCCGTCCGGCAACGCGCTCTACCACGTGGTGCGCAGCGACGGCTACTCCCAGAACCCCTGGGCCTTCGGCTTCAACGGCCTGGTCAGGTACTACCCGGTCCGCACCGATACGGCGGCCTTCTTCATCGGCACCGGTATCGGCGGCCTGTTCTCGAGCGACCGCATCCCGTACTACTCCAACGGCGGGCGCGGCAGCGAGGCCAATCTGACGGTCCCGGCCGACATCGGCTTCACCGTGGCCTTCACCCCGAACATGGCCCTGGAAGTCACCGGCCGCTACCAGCGGATCGGCTTCGACAGCCACGGCCTGGACGCCTGGGGCGGCCATGCGGCCCTCCGCTTCACTTTCTAG
- a CDS encoding branched-chain amino acid ABC transporter permease, whose protein sequence is MLQSLLQNLLNALQWGSFYSLIALGYCLVYGVLLLINFAHGDIFMVGAYIAFFVCAFFLGKFGAIPGLPGWLVLTLAVPLTMILTAAVGVTLERIAYRPLRRKGVNRLYVVITALMCGLILENGNLALLGASRKSFPTLIPTKVFEVAGVSFTNIKLMVIGVAILSFLLLHFIVTRTKIGMAMRAISYDHFAVPLMGIPVDTVIVFTFVLGSGFAGLAGLFFAMTYPVIDPYMGALIGWKAFIAAVVGGIGSIAGAFAGGFLLGFVEIMVVAFFPSTYRDLIAFSILLLILSIRPTGLFGVARRTKI, encoded by the coding sequence TTGCTGCAAAGTCTTTTGCAAAATCTTTTGAACGCCCTGCAGTGGGGAAGTTTCTACTCCCTGATCGCGCTTGGCTACTGCCTGGTCTACGGCGTGCTCCTGCTCATAAACTTCGCCCACGGCGACATCTTCATGGTCGGGGCCTATATCGCCTTTTTCGTGTGCGCCTTTTTCCTCGGCAAGTTCGGGGCCATTCCGGGGCTGCCCGGCTGGCTGGTCCTGACCTTGGCCGTGCCGCTGACCATGATCCTGACCGCCGCGGTCGGCGTGACGCTCGAGCGCATCGCCTACCGGCCGCTGCGGCGCAAGGGGGTCAACCGCCTCTACGTCGTCATCACGGCGCTTATGTGCGGGCTGATCCTGGAAAACGGCAACCTGGCCCTGCTCGGGGCCAGCCGCAAAAGCTTTCCCACCCTCATCCCGACCAAGGTCTTCGAGGTGGCGGGCGTCAGCTTCACCAACATCAAGCTCATGGTCATCGGCGTGGCCATCCTGTCCTTTCTGCTGCTCCATTTCATCGTCACCCGGACCAAGATCGGCATGGCCATGCGGGCCATCTCTTATGACCACTTCGCCGTGCCCCTGATGGGCATTCCTGTCGACACGGTCATCGTCTTCACCTTTGTTCTCGGTTCCGGGTTCGCCGGTCTGGCCGGCCTCTTTTTCGCCATGACCTATCCGGTCATCGACCCCTACATGGGGGCGCTGATCGGATGGAAGGCCTTCATCGCGGCCGTGGTCGGCGGCATCGGCTCCATTGCCGGGGCCTTTGCCGGCGGCTTTCTGCTCGGGTTCGTGGAGATCATGGTGGTGGCCTTTTTCCCGTCCACCTACCGGGATCTCATCGCGTTTTCGATCCTGCTCCTCATCCTGTCCATCAGGCCCACCGGACTTTTCGGCGTGGCCCGGCGGACCAAAATCTAG
- the fusA gene encoding elongation factor G gives MSKTVPIERQRNIGIMAHIDAGKTTTTERILFYTGVSHKIGEVHDGQATMDWMVQEQERGITITSAATTCYWRDHRINIIDTPGHVDFTIEVERSLRVLDGAVAVFDAVSGVEPQSETVWRQAERYRVPRMSFVNKMDRTGADFFRCVDMIRDRLGAKPVPLQIPIGNEENFQGIVDMIQGKAVYFDTESQGRDYVYKDIPEDLLDVYEDLRHQMLEAIAEEDEALMEKYLGGEELTPDELIAGIRKATISLAICPVLCGSAFKNKGVQPLLDAVVDFLPSPVDIPAMVGRDPDNKEREIVCDCDPKQPLAALAFKLMSDPFIGHLTFLRLYSGRIESGMTVLNSNTGKKERVGRLLKMHANKREEIKEAEAGDIVAAVGMKITSTGDTLCAENRPVALESLDIPEPVIEVAIEPKTKADRDQLSQALGKLTKEDPSFRVKTDEDSGQTLIAGMGELHLEIIVDRLMREFGVNANVGAPQVAYRETITKPLKNDLRYVKQTGGRGQYGHVVLEIEPKEDGGYEFVNDIVGGVIPKEYIPAVDKGIQNAMKGGVIAGFPLVDIRAKLVFGSFHEVDSSEQAFFICASQCFKEAVQKAGPVLLEPIMAVEVVTPEEYMGDVMGDLNGRRGRIAKMDSRAGAQIITAHVPLSAMFGYATDLRSKSQGRATFTMQFDHYEKVPASLAEEIMKKK, from the coding sequence GTGTCTAAGACAGTACCCATTGAGCGGCAACGCAATATCGGCATCATGGCTCACATCGATGCCGGAAAGACGACCACCACCGAACGTATTCTCTTTTACACCGGGGTGTCGCACAAGATAGGCGAAGTCCATGACGGCCAAGCCACCATGGACTGGATGGTCCAGGAACAGGAGCGGGGCATCACGATCACCTCGGCTGCCACCACCTGCTACTGGCGCGACCACCGTATCAACATCATCGACACGCCCGGTCACGTGGATTTTACCATCGAGGTGGAGCGTTCCCTGCGTGTCCTCGACGGGGCAGTCGCGGTCTTTGACGCTGTTTCCGGCGTCGAGCCCCAGTCCGAGACGGTCTGGCGCCAGGCCGAGCGGTACCGCGTTCCCCGCATGAGCTTCGTCAACAAGATGGACCGGACCGGCGCCGACTTCTTCCGGTGCGTGGACATGATCCGCGACCGCCTCGGCGCCAAGCCCGTGCCCCTGCAGATCCCCATCGGCAACGAGGAGAACTTCCAGGGCATCGTGGACATGATCCAGGGCAAGGCCGTCTACTTCGACACCGAAAGCCAGGGCCGGGACTATGTCTACAAGGACATTCCCGAGGACCTGCTCGACGTCTATGAAGACCTGCGCCACCAGATGCTCGAAGCCATTGCCGAGGAAGACGAGGCCCTGATGGAGAAGTACCTCGGCGGCGAGGAACTGACTCCCGACGAGCTCATCGCCGGCATCCGCAAGGCGACCATCAGCCTGGCCATCTGCCCGGTCTTGTGCGGGTCCGCCTTCAAGAACAAGGGCGTGCAGCCCCTGCTCGACGCGGTGGTGGACTTCCTGCCGTCCCCGGTCGACATCCCGGCCATGGTCGGGCGCGATCCGGACAACAAGGAGCGGGAGATCGTGTGCGACTGCGATCCCAAGCAGCCGCTGGCCGCTCTGGCCTTCAAGCTCATGAGCGACCCCTTCATCGGCCACCTGACGTTTTTGCGCCTCTATTCCGGCCGGATCGAGTCGGGCATGACCGTGCTCAACTCCAACACCGGGAAAAAGGAGCGCGTCGGCCGTCTGCTCAAGATGCACGCCAACAAGCGTGAAGAGATAAAGGAAGCCGAAGCCGGCGACATCGTGGCCGCCGTCGGCATGAAGATCACCTCCACCGGCGACACCCTGTGCGCGGAAAACCGCCCGGTCGCCCTGGAGTCCCTGGACATTCCCGAGCCGGTCATCGAAGTGGCCATCGAGCCCAAGACCAAGGCCGACCGCGACCAGCTGTCCCAGGCCCTTGGCAAGCTGACCAAGGAGGATCCGTCCTTCCGGGTCAAGACCGACGAGGACTCCGGCCAGACCCTGATCGCCGGCATGGGCGAGTTGCACCTGGAGATCATCGTTGACCGCCTGATGCGCGAGTTCGGCGTCAACGCCAACGTGGGCGCGCCCCAGGTCGCCTACCGCGAGACCATCACCAAGCCGCTCAAAAACGATCTGCGCTACGTCAAGCAGACCGGCGGCCGCGGCCAGTACGGCCACGTGGTGCTCGAGATCGAACCGAAGGAAGACGGCGGCTACGAATTCGTCAACGACATCGTCGGCGGCGTCATCCCCAAGGAATACATCCCGGCCGTTGACAAAGGCATTCAGAATGCCATGAAGGGCGGCGTCATCGCCGGCTTCCCCCTGGTCGACATCCGGGCCAAGCTGGTCTTCGGCTCCTTCCATGAAGTCGACTCGTCGGAGCAGGCGTTTTTCATCTGCGCCTCGCAGTGCTTCAAGGAAGCCGTACAAAAAGCCGGCCCTGTGCTGCTCGAGCCGATCATGGCCGTCGAAGTGGTCACGCCGGAAGAGTACATGGGCGACGTCATGGGCGACTTAAACGGCCGTCGCGGCCGCATCGCCAAGATGGATTCCCGGGCCGGAGCCCAGATCATCACCGCCCACGTGCCCCTGTCCGCCATGTTCGGGTACGCCACGGACCTGCGCTCCAAGTCGCAAGGCCGGGCCACCTTCACCATGCAGTTCGACCACTACGAGAAGGTTCCGGCCAGTCTGGCCGAGGAAATAATGAAGAAGAAATAA
- the tuf gene encoding elongation factor Tu: MGKAKFERNKPHVNIGTIGHIDHGKTTLTAAITRLASMKGFGEYIPFDQIDKAPEEKERGITIATAHVEYQTDKRHYAHVDCPGHADYIKNMITGAAQMDGGILVVAATDGPMPQTREHILLARQVGVPQLVVFMNKVDLVDDPELLELVELEVRELLSKYGFPGDDIPVIKGSALKALEAADVNSPEAAPIFELLDACDSFIPEPKRDIDKPFLMPIEDVFSISGRGTVVTGRVERGIVTVGDEVAIIGIKDTVKTTCTGVEMFRKILDQGQAGDNVGVLLRGVKRDDVERGQVLAKPGSITPHRKFKAEVYVLNKEEGGRHTPFFTGYRPQFYFRTTDITGVVTLAEGVEMVMPGDNATFNVELIAPIAMEKGLRFAIREGGRTVGAGVVSEIVE, from the coding sequence ATGGGCAAGGCGAAATTCGAGCGGAACAAGCCGCACGTAAACATCGGCACCATTGGTCACATCGACCACGGCAAAACCACGCTGACCGCGGCCATCACGCGTCTGGCCAGCATGAAGGGTTTTGGCGAGTATATTCCTTTTGACCAGATCGACAAGGCGCCGGAAGAGAAAGAGCGCGGCATCACCATCGCCACGGCCCACGTCGAGTACCAGACCGACAAGCGGCACTACGCCCACGTCGACTGCCCCGGCCACGCCGACTACATCAAGAACATGATCACCGGCGCGGCCCAGATGGACGGCGGCATCCTGGTGGTCGCGGCCACCGACGGCCCCATGCCCCAGACCCGTGAGCACATCCTGCTGGCCCGTCAGGTCGGCGTGCCCCAGCTGGTCGTGTTCATGAACAAGGTCGACCTGGTCGACGATCCGGAACTGCTCGAGCTGGTCGAGCTCGAAGTCCGCGAGCTGCTCTCCAAGTACGGGTTCCCGGGCGACGACATTCCGGTCATCAAGGGTTCGGCCCTCAAAGCCCTCGAAGCCGCCGATGTCAACAGCCCCGAGGCCGCTCCTATCTTCGAGCTGCTCGACGCCTGCGATTCGTTCATTCCCGAGCCCAAGCGCGACATCGACAAGCCGTTTCTCATGCCCATTGAGGACGTCTTCTCCATCTCCGGCCGCGGCACCGTGGTGACCGGACGCGTGGAGCGCGGCATCGTCACGGTCGGCGACGAAGTGGCGATCATCGGCATCAAGGACACGGTCAAGACGACCTGCACCGGTGTCGAGATGTTCCGCAAGATCCTGGACCAGGGCCAGGCCGGCGACAACGTGGGCGTGCTTCTGCGCGGCGTCAAGCGTGACGACGTGGAGCGCGGCCAGGTGCTGGCCAAGCCGGGTTCGATCACCCCGCACCGCAAGTTCAAGGCCGAGGTGTACGTCCTCAACAAAGAAGAGGGCGGCCGCCATACCCCGTTTTTCACCGGCTACCGTCCCCAGTTCTATTTCCGCACGACCGACATCACGGGCGTCGTGACCCTGGCCGAAGGGGTCGAGATGGTGATGCCGGGTGACAACGCCACGTTCAACGTGGAGCTGATCGCCCCCATTGCCATGGAAAAGGGCCTGCGCTTCGCCATCCGCGAAGGCGGCCGCACCGTCGGCGCCGGCGTCGTGTCGGAAATCGTGGAGTAA
- a CDS encoding ABC transporter ATP-binding protein has product MLLSVSNLRVKYGNIEALHGISFHVNRGEIVTLIGANGAGKTTTLLSIMRLPPPEAPKVVEGDILYEGASILGMEPHDVVRKLHMDLSPEGRRIFGNLTVMENLVLATYARKDGDDIIARDLDRVLSLFPRLSERKKQRSESLSGGEQQMLAVGRAIMTGCDFILLDEPSMGLAPLLMYEMFRTLKKLNELGLTILLIEQNAKVALNFAHRGYVLDTGEIKASGTAEELKHDPEVKKAYLGG; this is encoded by the coding sequence ATGCTGCTCTCCGTTTCCAACCTCCGGGTCAAGTACGGCAACATCGAGGCCCTGCACGGCATCTCCTTCCATGTGAACCGGGGGGAGATCGTGACCCTTATCGGGGCCAACGGCGCGGGCAAGACCACAACGCTCCTGTCCATCATGCGCCTGCCCCCTCCCGAAGCGCCCAAGGTGGTGGAAGGGGACATCCTGTACGAAGGCGCCTCCATCCTCGGCATGGAGCCCCACGACGTGGTCCGAAAGCTCCACATGGATCTCTCTCCGGAAGGCCGGCGCATCTTCGGCAACCTGACGGTCATGGAGAACCTGGTGCTGGCCACCTACGCCCGCAAGGACGGGGACGACATCATCGCCCGGGACCTCGACCGGGTCTTGTCGCTTTTCCCGCGCCTGTCCGAGCGCAAGAAGCAGCGCAGCGAGTCCCTCTCCGGCGGCGAGCAGCAGATGCTGGCCGTGGGGCGGGCCATCATGACGGGCTGCGACTTCATCCTCCTCGACGAGCCGAGCATGGGCCTCGCGCCGCTGCTCATGTACGAGATGTTTCGCACGCTCAAGAAATTGAACGAGCTCGGACTGACCATTCTCCTGATCGAACAGAACGCCAAGGTGGCGCTCAATTTCGCCCACCGGGGCTACGTCCTCGACACCGGCGAGATCAAGGCCTCGGGCACGGCCGAGGAACTCAAGCACGATCCGGAAGTGAAAAAGGCCTACCTCGGCGGCTAA